From one Thalassobaculum sp. OXR-137 genomic stretch:
- a CDS encoding ABC transporter ATP-binding protein: MPLLEVENLVVEFPTRRGTLTAVNDISLHIDEGEVLGVVGESGAGKSMTGAAIIGLLEPPGRVASGKILLEGERIDNLPYEKMRRIRGKRIGAIFQDPLTSLNPLYSVGRQLVETIQTHTDMTPTQARARAIELLTEVGIPAPERRVDQFPHQFSGGMRQRVVIALALCVNPRLIIADEPTTALDVSIQAQIIALLKRLCREHGTAVMLVTHDMGVIAETADRVAVMYAGRIAEIGPVREVIKNAKHPYTHGLMGSIPSIGHDSERLEQIPGSMPRLTDIPTGCAFNPRCPHAFDKCRTVRPDLLPVEDSWTACWLYDGQDGRSKDASKTLVANTKADAVLEKNNG, translated from the coding sequence ATGCCCCTGCTTGAAGTCGAAAACCTCGTCGTAGAGTTCCCCACCCGCCGGGGCACGCTGACCGCCGTCAACGACATCTCGCTGCATATCGATGAGGGCGAGGTGCTGGGCGTGGTCGGCGAGTCCGGCGCCGGCAAGTCCATGACCGGGGCCGCCATCATCGGCCTGCTGGAACCGCCGGGCCGGGTCGCCAGCGGCAAGATCCTGCTCGAGGGCGAGCGGATCGACAATCTGCCCTACGAGAAGATGCGGCGGATCCGCGGCAAGCGGATCGGCGCGATCTTCCAGGATCCGCTGACCAGCCTGAACCCGCTCTACTCGGTCGGCCGTCAGCTGGTGGAGACGATCCAGACCCATACCGACATGACGCCGACCCAGGCGCGGGCCCGGGCTATCGAGCTGCTGACCGAAGTCGGGATTCCGGCGCCGGAGAGGCGGGTCGACCAGTTCCCGCACCAGTTCTCCGGCGGCATGCGCCAGCGCGTGGTGATCGCGCTCGCGCTCTGCGTGAACCCGCGGCTGATCATCGCCGACGAGCCGACCACCGCACTCGACGTGTCGATCCAGGCGCAGATCATCGCCCTGCTGAAGCGGCTGTGCCGCGAGCACGGCACCGCTGTCATGCTGGTGACCCACGACATGGGCGTCATCGCCGAGACCGCCGACCGGGTTGCGGTGATGTATGCCGGCCGGATCGCCGAGATCGGTCCGGTGCGCGAGGTGATCAAGAACGCCAAGCATCCCTATACCCACGGCCTGATGGGCTCGATCCCGTCGATCGGCCATGACAGCGAGCGGCTGGAGCAGATCCCCGGCTCGATGCCGCGGCTGACCGACATCCCGACCGGCTGCGCCTTCAATCCGCGCTGCCCGCACGCCTTCGACAAGTGCCGCACCGTGCGCCCGGACCTGCTGCCCGTGGAGGACAGCTGGACCGCCTGCTGGCTGTACGATGGCCAGGACGGGCGGAGCAAGGATGCGTCGAAGACGCTGGTGGCGAACACCAAGGCCGATGCTGTGCTGGAGAAGAACAATGGCTGA
- a CDS encoding oligopeptide/dipeptide ABC transporter ATP-binding protein, whose product MAEAVAKKREARAKIRDAGGHEVAMLKVQGLKRHFDVSAPWLNRMIERQPKQTLRAVDGIDFEIGQGETFGLVGESGCGKSTVARLIVGLYGPTEGSIELEGRDIAGLSRQQMAPMRRRLQMIFQDPYASLNPRWRVRDIIAEPIRAFGLAEGPAAIDARVGHLLETVKLNPRDGEKYPHEFSGGQRQRISIARALASEPEFLVCDEPTSALDVSVQAQILNLMKDLQREFGLTYLFISHNLAVVYHISDRVGVMYLGKLVEVAPAKTLFATPRHPYTRLLLDTIPDLDMTGRERMPVAGEVPNPINPPSGCTFHPRCPFANDRCRAEIPKPRALGDGAIVACHGIEEGRIPDSPILAPPARPEGLA is encoded by the coding sequence ATGGCTGAGGCGGTGGCGAAGAAGCGCGAGGCCCGGGCGAAGATCCGCGATGCGGGCGGCCATGAGGTCGCCATGCTCAAGGTCCAGGGGCTGAAGCGTCATTTCGACGTGTCGGCTCCCTGGCTGAACCGGATGATCGAGCGCCAGCCCAAGCAGACCCTGCGGGCGGTCGACGGCATCGACTTCGAGATCGGCCAGGGCGAGACCTTCGGACTGGTCGGTGAGTCCGGCTGCGGCAAGTCCACGGTTGCGCGGCTGATCGTCGGGCTGTACGGCCCGACGGAAGGATCGATCGAGTTGGAGGGCCGGGACATTGCCGGCCTGTCGCGCCAGCAGATGGCGCCGATGCGCCGCCGGCTGCAGATGATCTTCCAGGATCCCTATGCCAGCCTGAACCCGCGCTGGCGGGTGCGCGACATCATCGCCGAGCCGATCCGTGCCTTCGGCCTGGCCGAGGGTCCGGCGGCGATCGACGCCCGCGTCGGTCACCTGCTGGAGACGGTGAAGCTGAACCCGCGCGACGGCGAGAAGTACCCGCACGAGTTCTCCGGCGGTCAGCGCCAGCGCATCTCGATCGCGCGTGCTCTGGCGTCGGAGCCGGAGTTCCTGGTCTGCGACGAGCCGACCTCGGCGCTGGACGTGTCGGTGCAGGCGCAGATCCTGAACCTGATGAAGGATCTGCAGCGCGAGTTCGGGCTGACCTATCTGTTCATCAGCCACAACCTGGCGGTCGTCTATCACATCAGCGACCGGGTCGGTGTCATGTACCTGGGCAAGCTGGTCGAGGTGGCGCCGGCCAAGACGCTGTTCGCGACGCCGCGCCATCCCTACACGCGACTGCTGCTGGACACGATCCCGGATCTGGACATGACCGGCCGCGAGCGGATGCCGGTGGCCGGCGAAGTGCCGAACCCGATCAATCCGCCGTCGGGCTGCACGTTCCATCCGCGCTGCCCCTTCGCCAACGACCGCTGCCGGGCGGAGATCCCGAAGCCGCGCGCGCTGGGCGACGGCGCCATCGTGGCCTGCCACGGCATCGAGGAAGGCCGCATCCCGGACAGCCCGATCCTGGCGCCGCCGGCGCGGCCGGAGGGCCTGGCCTGA
- a CDS encoding ribokinase, producing MITVFGSLNVDLLFNLDRLPAPGETVLTREIVQLPGGKGANQATAAARAGARTRFVGCVGEDGLGAPVLDSLSAAGCDVSGVRAVPGATGTAVVMVERSGENQIVVGSGANMAVTAALLDGIGLGSGDTLVCQMEIPQAATEEALAAAKRAGARTVLNLAPARPLSPEVLRTVDLLVLNQGEAAVLAGGSAPAAQTARGLAATHGLTCVITLGGEGAIAAMPDGRGYRVATLPVQAVDTVGAGDAFVGMLAAALDAGRVLPDALRRASVAAGLTCTRPGAAAALPDAAEIDGALSALAGATDLGHG from the coding sequence ATGATCACCGTCTTCGGCTCACTCAACGTCGATCTTCTGTTCAATCTCGACCGGCTGCCGGCACCCGGCGAGACCGTGCTGACCCGCGAGATCGTGCAGCTTCCCGGCGGCAAGGGGGCGAACCAGGCGACCGCCGCCGCCAGGGCGGGTGCACGGACCCGGTTCGTCGGCTGCGTCGGCGAGGACGGGCTCGGGGCGCCCGTGCTGGACTCGCTGTCGGCCGCCGGCTGCGACGTCTCGGGCGTGCGGGCGGTTCCCGGGGCCACCGGCACGGCCGTGGTGATGGTGGAGCGCTCGGGAGAGAATCAGATCGTCGTCGGCAGCGGCGCCAACATGGCGGTGACCGCCGCCCTGCTGGACGGCATCGGACTCGGGTCGGGCGACACGCTCGTCTGCCAGATGGAAATCCCGCAAGCGGCGACCGAGGAAGCCCTGGCGGCGGCAAAGCGGGCGGGTGCGCGTACCGTCCTCAATCTCGCGCCGGCCCGGCCCCTGTCGCCGGAGGTGCTGCGCACCGTCGATCTGCTGGTTCTGAACCAGGGCGAGGCGGCGGTGCTGGCAGGCGGTTCGGCACCGGCGGCTCAGACCGCACGCGGCCTTGCGGCGACTCACGGCCTGACCTGCGTCATCACCCTGGGCGGCGAGGGGGCGATTGCGGCGATGCCGGACGGCCGCGGTTACAGGGTCGCCACGCTGCCGGTGCAGGCGGTCGACACGGTCGGCGCGGGCGACGCTTTCGTCGGCATGCTGGCGGCCGCTCTCGATGCCGGGCGCGTCCTCCCGGATGCGCTGCGGCGGGCGTCCGTGGCGGCCGGACTTACCTGCACGCGTCCGGGCGCGGCCGCCGCTCTGCCGGACGCGGCGGAGATCGACGGCGCGCTCTCAGCCCTGGCCGGGGCGACGGATCTCGGTCACGGTTAG
- a CDS encoding amidohydrolase family protein: MATLYSGGRVIDGAGNVLEDHGVLVEGAVIQRVAPLAEFAGFAGERVDTSGGTLLPGLVDCHVHLCYGAEGNPWASMIALRESQLTMKALDNAQTSLRGGITAVRDCGGKDYLEFAVRDACNTGRQLGPTIRASGKVVCMTGGHGHRNGRIADGVDEVIKAVREQIHAGSDLIKIMATGGVMTPGVNPEDAHYTAEEMKAGISEGHRFHRTCASHAQGSEGILNAVRGGVDSIEHGIFMTDECVEEMLSHGTYLVPTLAAVKNILANKDHGVPAYAVEKCERVVVHHVASIKKFYEAGGKIAMGTDAGTPYNKHGENALELEYMVEETGISPMDAITFSTRNGCDLMRLEDRGTIAEGKAADMLVVDGDPLADITKVARRANHRMVVKNGVAVTGTITERRALGPTMTP, encoded by the coding sequence ATGGCCACCTTGTACTCCGGCGGCCGCGTCATCGACGGCGCCGGCAATGTCCTCGAAGATCATGGCGTGCTGGTCGAGGGAGCGGTCATCCAGCGCGTCGCTCCGCTCGCCGAGTTCGCCGGCTTTGCGGGCGAGCGGGTCGACACCTCCGGCGGCACGCTGCTGCCCGGTCTCGTCGATTGCCACGTCCATCTGTGCTACGGCGCCGAGGGGAACCCTTGGGCGTCGATGATCGCCCTGCGCGAAAGCCAGCTCACCATGAAGGCGCTGGACAACGCCCAGACCTCCCTGCGCGGCGGCATCACCGCGGTGCGCGACTGCGGCGGCAAGGATTATCTTGAGTTCGCCGTGCGCGACGCCTGCAACACCGGCCGCCAGCTCGGCCCGACCATCCGCGCCTCGGGCAAGGTGGTCTGCATGACCGGCGGGCACGGCCACCGCAACGGTCGCATCGCCGATGGTGTCGACGAGGTGATCAAGGCCGTGCGCGAGCAGATCCATGCCGGCTCCGACCTGATCAAGATCATGGCCACCGGCGGCGTGATGACCCCGGGCGTGAACCCGGAGGACGCTCACTACACGGCGGAGGAAATGAAGGCCGGCATCTCCGAGGGTCATCGCTTCCACCGCACCTGCGCCAGCCATGCCCAGGGCTCCGAAGGCATCCTCAACGCGGTCCGCGGCGGGGTGGACTCTATCGAGCACGGCATCTTCATGACCGACGAGTGCGTGGAGGAGATGCTGTCCCACGGCACCTATCTCGTCCCGACCCTGGCGGCGGTGAAGAACATCCTGGCCAACAAGGACCACGGCGTCCCCGCCTATGCGGTCGAGAAGTGCGAGCGGGTGGTCGTCCACCACGTCGCCTCGATCAAGAAGTTCTACGAGGCCGGCGGCAAGATCGCCATGGGGACCGACGCGGGCACGCCGTACAACAAGCACGGCGAGAATGCGTTGGAGCTGGAATACATGGTCGAGGAGACCGGGATCAGCCCGATGGACGCGATCACCTTCTCCACCCGCAACGGCTGCGATCTCATGCGTCTCGAGGACCGCGGCACCATCGCCGAGGGCAAGGCCGCCGACATGCTGGTCGTCGACGGCGACCCGCTGGCCGACATCACCAAGGTCGCCCGCCGGGCCAACCACCGCATGGTGGTGAAGAACGGCGTGGCGGTGACCGGTACGATCACCGAGCGCCGGGCCCTCGGCCCGACCATGACGCCGTAA
- a CDS encoding ankyrin repeat domain-containing protein: MSMVRPGWPAIAVLALVLGSLGGAARAGSLEDAIRALPQDPPRAVDMLRAAAPTDLLAAFHLIVALDVWLPQTPSTEAEKRAVMARAVAKIQAGPPDDYAWPYWPDWMSEQGIQEKDPLEQDAVLEVLRYVAHESGAEKTDTFALDCKVLKRRPAYLELAEPYFGSTRDNFLPVFECDDAEWALPPEAERYFEALSGRFEEALDVPSLGTIRYAYYRSRTADDLAIRVIPETLLADAERGEPQATHRPLETWSMLNLSNRTRFAPVAVLFDAALPVLAERYRRTNGLAEAQAVQAAHAALLLPAYEGYWAAPDRSGLRYMILEGAPLADIAALIDGAPDRASVPMTMLRVVDDEAAWDFVGGMPDPLVSVAVRRPDVLTLLLEKGPLAPPVTAGLARGDQTVDPNARNWIGKTPLMTAAELDRPDSVRLLLEHGADPNAVLSHSSLWHSDRTALMYAAAKASAPVIEMLLAAGADPAVLDSQGFGVLDYLQGRGPSGPNPRLNAAEIDRLSAGLPATDRTRERQTALMRAAATEDGELVVQLLTAGSDKAARDAAGLKAIDYAEGRSPLGRLESDRYSGYPSPGVFLGD, translated from the coding sequence ATGTCGATGGTTCGACCGGGCTGGCCCGCGATCGCGGTTCTGGCGCTGGTTCTGGGAAGTCTGGGCGGCGCGGCGCGTGCCGGGTCGCTCGAGGACGCGATCCGGGCTCTGCCGCAGGATCCGCCGCGTGCGGTCGACATGCTGCGGGCGGCGGCACCGACCGATCTGCTGGCCGCCTTTCACCTGATCGTCGCCCTGGATGTCTGGCTCCCGCAGACGCCGTCGACTGAGGCTGAGAAACGGGCGGTCATGGCCCGGGCCGTGGCGAAGATCCAGGCGGGCCCGCCGGACGACTATGCCTGGCCGTACTGGCCGGACTGGATGAGCGAGCAGGGCATCCAGGAGAAGGACCCGCTGGAACAGGACGCGGTACTGGAGGTGCTGCGCTACGTCGCCCATGAATCCGGCGCCGAGAAGACCGACACCTTCGCCCTCGACTGCAAGGTCCTGAAGCGTCGGCCGGCCTATCTGGAGCTGGCGGAGCCGTATTTCGGCAGCACGCGGGACAACTTCCTGCCGGTCTTCGAGTGCGACGATGCGGAATGGGCGCTGCCGCCGGAGGCCGAGCGTTATTTCGAGGCGCTTTCCGGCCGGTTCGAGGAGGCGCTGGACGTCCCCAGCCTGGGCACCATCCGCTATGCCTATTATCGAAGCAGAACCGCAGACGATCTGGCAATCCGGGTGATTCCGGAGACCCTGCTGGCCGACGCGGAGCGGGGCGAACCCCAGGCGACGCATCGGCCGCTGGAAACCTGGTCGATGCTCAATCTCTCCAACCGCACCCGCTTCGCGCCCGTGGCCGTGCTGTTCGACGCGGCCCTGCCGGTCCTGGCCGAGCGCTATCGGCGCACGAACGGGTTGGCCGAGGCGCAGGCCGTGCAGGCGGCGCATGCCGCCCTGCTGCTCCCGGCCTACGAGGGATATTGGGCGGCGCCGGATCGCTCCGGCCTGCGCTACATGATCCTGGAGGGCGCGCCTCTCGCCGACATCGCGGCGCTGATCGACGGCGCGCCGGATCGGGCCTCGGTGCCGATGACCATGCTGCGCGTGGTCGACGACGAGGCCGCCTGGGACTTCGTCGGCGGGATGCCGGACCCCCTCGTCTCCGTCGCCGTGCGCCGGCCCGACGTGCTGACGCTGTTGCTGGAGAAGGGGCCGTTGGCGCCGCCCGTGACCGCCGGCCTGGCCCGGGGCGACCAGACGGTCGATCCGAACGCCCGCAACTGGATCGGCAAGACGCCGCTGATGACGGCGGCGGAACTCGACCGGCCGGACTCCGTCCGCCTGCTTCTGGAGCACGGGGCGGACCCGAACGCGGTCCTGAGCCACTCCTCCCTCTGGCATTCGGATCGCACGGCGCTGATGTATGCGGCGGCCAAGGCCTCGGCGCCGGTGATCGAGATGCTCCTGGCCGCCGGCGCCGATCCCGCTGTGCTGGACTCCCAGGGTTTCGGCGTTCTCGACTATCTTCAGGGTCGGGGACCCTCCGGGCCCAATCCGCGTCTGAACGCGGCGGAGATCGACCGCCTGTCGGCCGGTCTGCCGGCGACGGACCGGACGCGGGAGAGACAGACCGCGCTGATGCGGGCGGCGGCCACGGAGGACGGAGAGCTGGTCGTCCAGCTCCTGACGGCCGGGTCGGACAAGGCCGCCCGCGACGCGGCGGGACTGAAGGCCATCGACTATGCCGAGGGGCGCAGCCCGCTCGGCCGACTGGAGAGCGACCGGTACAGCGGATACCCGTCGCCGGGGGTGTTCCTGGGGGACTGA
- a CDS encoding M20 aminoacylase family protein: MPIINRIADFHAEMTEWRRYLHENPELCFEEVLTSDFVAKKLEEFGVEVHRGLAKTGVVGKLVGKTDNGRAIGLRADMDALPVYEINDVPYKSKTEGKMHACGHDGHTTMLLGAAKYLAETRNFEGTVYFIFQPAEEGGGGGRVMIEEGLFKDFPVESVWGMHNWPGLEVGKLAVMPGPMMAGTGVFDAVIHGKGGHAAMPHQTVDPIVVASQVVGALQSIASRNTHPVDSLVVSVTQIHAGDAYNVIPPSVVLRGTVRTYSEEVMKMAEERMRAIIEGIPAANGGSGELNFRYGYPATVNSDAEAGVAAEIAAGLMGKDNVVGDLLPSMGGEDFAYMLQEKPGAYVWIGNGPAGPGEGLHNPGYDFNDEVLTWGASYWTELVENVLGDKAA, from the coding sequence ATGCCCATCATCAACCGCATCGCCGATTTCCATGCCGAAATGACCGAGTGGCGCCGGTACCTGCACGAGAACCCGGAGCTCTGCTTCGAGGAGGTGCTGACCTCCGACTTCGTCGCCAAGAAGCTCGAGGAGTTCGGCGTCGAGGTGCATCGGGGCCTGGCGAAGACCGGCGTGGTCGGCAAGCTGGTGGGCAAGACGGACAACGGTCGGGCGATCGGCCTGCGCGCCGACATGGACGCGCTGCCGGTCTACGAGATCAACGACGTTCCCTACAAGTCGAAGACCGAGGGCAAGATGCACGCCTGCGGTCATGACGGGCACACCACCATGCTGCTGGGCGCGGCGAAGTATCTGGCCGAGACCCGGAACTTCGAGGGCACGGTCTATTTCATCTTCCAGCCGGCCGAAGAGGGCGGCGGCGGCGGCCGGGTGATGATCGAGGAGGGCCTGTTCAAGGACTTCCCGGTGGAGAGCGTGTGGGGCATGCACAATTGGCCGGGCCTCGAGGTCGGCAAGCTCGCCGTGATGCCGGGACCGATGATGGCCGGCACCGGGGTGTTCGACGCGGTCATCCACGGCAAGGGCGGCCACGCCGCGATGCCGCACCAGACGGTCGATCCGATCGTCGTGGCCTCCCAGGTGGTCGGCGCGCTGCAGTCCATCGCCAGTCGCAACACCCATCCGGTCGACAGCCTCGTCGTTTCGGTGACGCAGATCCACGCGGGCGACGCCTATAACGTCATTCCGCCGTCGGTCGTGCTGCGCGGCACGGTGCGCACCTATTCCGAGGAGGTCATGAAGATGGCCGAGGAGCGGATGCGGGCCATCATCGAAGGCATCCCGGCGGCCAATGGCGGCAGCGGCGAACTGAACTTCCGCTACGGCTATCCGGCGACCGTGAACAGCGACGCCGAGGCCGGGGTCGCGGCGGAGATCGCGGCCGGCCTGATGGGCAAGGACAACGTGGTCGGCGACCTTCTGCCCAGCATGGGCGGCGAGGACTTCGCCTACATGCTGCAGGAGAAGCCGGGCGCCTATGTGTGGATCGGCAACGGTCCTGCCGGTCCGGGCGAGGGCCTGCACAATCCGGGTTACGACTTCAACGACGAGGTTCTGACCTGGGGGGCGAGCTACTGGACCGAACTGGTCGAAAACGTGCTCGGCGACAAGGCGGCGTAA
- a CDS encoding ABC transporter permease, producing the protein MRRTVRDPLALLALLVLAALALAALFAPMIEAAMGLDSEAVDLFNRLTPPSAEHPLGTDELGRDLLLRLLEGGRVSLSVGLSAALVASGIGTLIGLASGFLGGRLDTVLMRIADGVIALPLLPLLIVLAAVDLSKLGVPPDMAQSQTASLVRLVVLVSLVGWPVTARLVRASTLSLRKREFVSAARALGYSPWRIALRHVLPNALGPILVAATLSVGNVVLFESVLSFLGLGVRPPTPSWGNMLTGAQELIWEAPRLAIWPGVLIFATVVSVNLLGDALRDRLDPRTARR; encoded by the coding sequence ATGAGGCGGACGGTGCGCGACCCGCTGGCCCTGCTCGCGCTGCTGGTGCTGGCCGCCCTGGCCCTTGCCGCGCTGTTCGCGCCGATGATCGAAGCCGCCATGGGGCTGGATTCCGAGGCGGTCGACCTGTTCAACCGGCTGACCCCGCCCTCGGCGGAACATCCCCTCGGCACCGACGAGCTGGGGCGCGACCTGCTGCTGCGGCTGTTGGAGGGCGGACGGGTGTCGCTCTCCGTCGGCCTTTCGGCGGCCCTGGTCGCCTCGGGGATCGGGACCCTGATCGGCCTGGCGTCGGGCTTTCTCGGCGGACGGCTGGACACGGTGCTCATGCGGATCGCCGACGGGGTGATCGCCCTGCCGCTGCTTCCGCTGCTGATCGTGCTGGCGGCGGTCGATCTGTCCAAGCTCGGCGTGCCGCCGGACATGGCGCAGTCGCAGACCGCCTCTCTGGTCCGGCTGGTGGTGCTGGTCTCCCTGGTCGGCTGGCCGGTGACCGCCCGGCTGGTGCGCGCCTCGACCCTCAGCCTGCGCAAGCGGGAGTTCGTGTCGGCGGCCCGCGCGCTCGGCTATTCGCCCTGGCGGATCGCGCTGCGCCATGTTCTGCCCAACGCGCTGGGCCCGATCCTGGTGGCCGCCACCCTCTCGGTCGGCAATGTGGTGCTGTTCGAGAGCGTGCTGTCGTTTCTCGGCCTCGGGGTGCGCCCGCCGACCCCGAGCTGGGGCAACATGCTGACCGGCGCGCAGGAGCTGATCTGGGAGGCGCCGCGGCTGGCCATCTGGCCAGGCGTGCTGATCTTCGCCACGGTCGTGAGCGTCAATCTGCTCGGCGATGCGCTCCGCGACCGGCTCGATCCCCGGACGGCGCGGAGATGA
- a CDS encoding ABC transporter permease — translation MSRFLAGRLLQTLFVLLLLSAATYALLGLMPGDPVDLMAGANPDITPADIARLKALYGLDRPIWERYLTWLSSALQGDFGYSRLYARPVLDIVADRLPTTILLIGLSLALALAVALPAAIVAARNPGGLVDRTINLLCFAGVSVPPFWLALLLIILFAVTLGWLPAGGMSSASGDGGVLDRARHLVLPVLTLSAATVAAYTRHLRSALIEVLGEDFIRTARAKGVPERRVMTRHALRNALLPVVTLIGLDLGSLVSGALITETMFSQLGMGKTIYDAVMGNDYNLALVGLLTAAAATLIGNLGADIAYAKLDPRIVYREEPGA, via the coding sequence ATGAGCCGGTTTCTGGCCGGCCGTCTGCTGCAGACGCTTTTCGTCCTGCTTCTGCTGTCGGCCGCCACCTATGCTCTGCTGGGGCTGATGCCGGGCGATCCGGTGGACCTGATGGCCGGCGCCAACCCGGACATCACGCCGGCGGACATCGCCCGGCTGAAGGCCCTGTACGGGCTCGACCGTCCGATCTGGGAACGCTACCTGACCTGGCTGTCGTCGGCGCTGCAGGGCGATTTCGGCTATTCGCGCCTCTATGCCCGGCCGGTGCTGGACATCGTCGCCGACCGGCTGCCGACCACGATCCTGCTGATCGGCCTGTCCCTGGCTCTGGCCCTGGCGGTCGCCCTGCCGGCGGCCATCGTTGCGGCACGCAACCCTGGCGGCCTGGTCGACCGGACGATCAACCTGCTGTGCTTCGCCGGTGTGTCGGTGCCCCCGTTCTGGCTCGCCCTGCTGCTGATCATCCTCTTCGCGGTGACGCTGGGATGGCTGCCGGCGGGCGGCATGTCCTCGGCGTCCGGAGACGGCGGCGTCCTCGACCGCGCCCGGCATCTGGTCCTGCCGGTGCTCACCCTGTCGGCGGCGACGGTGGCCGCCTATACACGGCATCTGCGCTCGGCCCTGATCGAGGTGCTGGGGGAGGATTTCATCCGCACCGCCCGCGCCAAGGGAGTACCGGAGCGCCGGGTGATGACCCGCCACGCCCTGCGCAACGCCCTGCTGCCGGTGGTCACGCTGATCGGTCTCGATCTCGGCTCCCTGGTGTCCGGCGCGCTGATCACCGAGACCATGTTTTCCCAGCTCGGAATGGGGAAGACGATCTACGACGCGGTGATGGGCAACGACTACAACCTCGCCCTGGTCGGGCTGCTGACGGCGGCGGCGGCCACGCTGATCGGCAATCTCGGCGCCGACATCGCCTATGCGAAGCTCGACCCGCGCATCGTCTATCGCGAGGAGCCGGGGGCATGA
- a CDS encoding NADH:flavin oxidoreductase/NADH oxidase, protein MTDHTAAQSPAAALPKLFQPITLRGITARNRVMVSPMCQYHSVDGAPTDWHMMHLGRLAVGGAGILFGEETAVEARGRKTHECAGLWDNAQIPHYARLTEFIREQGAVPAIQIGHCGRKAGCHGAVKDWAPLTEADAAEGRPPWQGLAPSPIPYGPGFMAPKEMDADDIRAVIDAFGEAARRAVDAGYDIIDVHGAHGYLLHQFLSPITNKRTDGYGGDREGRMRLLLEVTEQVRAVWPKDRPVFVRFSVVDGKGGVWGLEDSLALARALKDRDVDVLDISSGGIGGETDMPALPRTPGYHVPFAERIRAATGLPVVAVGMITDPRHAEDILQRDRADIVAIAREFIWNADWAAHAAKALGVPGANRLMPEEYAYRLDLRDRQQAMSFNRPGAESAAAFAALLGDTEATAAQ, encoded by the coding sequence ATGACCGATCATACCGCCGCCCAGAGCCCCGCCGCCGCGCTGCCGAAGCTGTTCCAGCCGATCACCCTGCGCGGCATCACCGCCCGCAACAGGGTGATGGTGTCGCCGATGTGCCAGTACCACTCGGTGGATGGTGCGCCGACCGACTGGCACATGATGCATCTGGGCCGCCTGGCCGTCGGCGGGGCCGGGATCCTGTTCGGCGAGGAGACGGCGGTGGAGGCGCGCGGGCGCAAGACCCACGAATGCGCCGGTCTCTGGGATAATGCGCAGATCCCGCACTACGCTCGACTGACGGAGTTCATCCGCGAACAGGGCGCGGTGCCGGCGATCCAGATCGGCCATTGCGGCCGCAAAGCCGGCTGCCACGGGGCGGTGAAGGACTGGGCGCCGCTGACCGAGGCTGACGCCGCCGAGGGCCGCCCGCCGTGGCAGGGTCTGGCGCCGAGCCCTATCCCCTACGGACCGGGCTTCATGGCACCGAAGGAGATGGATGCCGACGACATCCGCGCGGTGATCGACGCCTTCGGCGAGGCAGCGCGCCGGGCGGTGGATGCCGGCTACGACATCATCGACGTGCACGGCGCCCACGGCTATCTGCTGCACCAGTTCCTGTCGCCGATCACCAACAAGCGCACCGACGGCTATGGCGGCGACCGCGAGGGGCGGATGCGGCTGCTGCTCGAAGTCACCGAGCAGGTCCGCGCCGTCTGGCCGAAAGACCGACCGGTCTTCGTGCGGTTCTCGGTGGTCGACGGCAAAGGCGGGGTCTGGGGCCTCGAGGACAGCCTGGCGCTGGCCCGGGCGCTGAAGGACCGCGACGTCGATGTGCTCGACATCTCCTCGGGCGGCATCGGCGGCGAGACCGACATGCCGGCCCTGCCCCGCACGCCGGGCTACCACGTGCCCTTCGCCGAGCGCATCCGCGCCGCCACCGGCCTGCCGGTGGTCGCCGTCGGCATGATCACCGATCCGCGCCACGCCGAGGACATCCTGCAGCGGGACCGGGCCGACATCGTCGCCATCGCGCGCGAGTTCATCTGGAATGCCGACTGGGCGGCCCATGCGGCGAAGGCCCTGGGCGTGCCGGGGGCGAACCGGCTGATGCCCGAGGAATACGCCTACCGCCTCGACCTGCGCGACCGGCAACAGGCGATGAGTTTCAACCGGCCCGGAGCCGAGAGCGCGGCGGCCTTCGCCGCCCTGCTCGGCGACACGGAGGCCACGGCGGCGCAATGA
- a CDS encoding DUF2256 domain-containing protein, which produces MAHRKPTLPTKICAACGRPFAWRRKWARDWESVRYCSDRCRQARGRLPAVPAKS; this is translated from the coding sequence GTGGCCCATCGCAAACCAACGCTCCCCACCAAGATCTGCGCCGCGTGCGGCCGGCCGTTCGCTTGGCGCCGGAAATGGGCACGGGACTGGGAGAGCGTGCGCTACTGCTCGGACCGCTGCCGGCAGGCGCGTGGCCGGTTGCCTGCCGTACCGGCCAAGAGCTAG